In the genome of Bos mutus isolate GX-2022 chromosome 20, NWIPB_WYAK_1.1, whole genome shotgun sequence, one region contains:
- the UTP15 gene encoding U3 small nucleolar RNA-associated protein 15 homolog, which yields MAGYKPVSIQTYPVLGEKITQDTLYWNNYKTPVQIKEFGAVSKVDFSPQPPYNYAVTASSRIHIYGRYSQEPIKTFSRFKDTAYCATFRQDGRLLVAGSEDGGVQLFDISGRAPLRQFEGHTKAVHSVDFTADKYHVVSGADDYTVKLWDIPNSKEILTFKEHSDYVRCGCASKLNTDLFVTGSYDHTVKMFDARTNQSVISVEHGQPVESVLLFPSGGLLVSAGGRYVKVWDMLKGGQLLVSLKNHHKTVTCLCLSSSGQRLLSGSLDRKVKVYSTTSYKVVHSFDYTASILSLALAHEDETIVVGMTNGILSVKHRKSEAKKDSVPRRRRPAYRTFIKGKNYMKQQDDILINRPSKKHLELYDRDLKNFRISKALDRVLEPTCTIKTPEVTVSIIKELNRRGVLANALAGRDEKEISRVLNFLIRNLSQPRFAPVLINAAEIIIDIYLPVIGQSPVVDKKFLILQGLVEKEIDYQRELLETLGMMDMLFATMTRKESTSVLQHNTSDGFLENNKIES from the exons ATGGCTGGTTATAAGCCTGTATCAATCCAGACATATCCTGTACTTGGTGAAAAAATCACCCAAGATACACTGTACTGGAACAACTATAAG acACCTGTTCAGATCAAGGAGTTTGGTGCAGTGTCAAAAGTGGACTTTTCTCCCCAGCCTCCGTATAACTATGCAGTCACAGCTTCTTCAAgg ATTCACATTTATGGCCGATACTCCCAAGAACCTATAAAAACCTTTTCCCGATTTAAAGACACAGCATACTGTGCTACTTTTCGACAGGATGGTAGACTCCTTGTGGCTGGCAGTGAAGATGGTGGGGTTCAGCTTTTTGATATAAGCGGGAGGGCTCCCCTCAGGCAGTTTGAAGGCCATACTAA AGCAGTTCATTCAGTAGATTTTACAGCTGACAAATATCATGTGGTTTCTGGGGCTGATGATTATACAGTTAAATTATGGGATATTCCAAACTCCAAAGAAATTCTGACATTCAAAGAACATTCAGATTATGTGAGGTGTGGATGTGCTAGCAAACTGAACACAGATCTCTTTGTCACAG GGTCGTATGATCATACTGTGAAGATGTTTGATGCACGAACAAACCAGAGTGTTATCTCTGTTGAGCATGGACAGCCAGTGGAGAGTGTCCTGCTTTTTCCCTCTGGAGGTCTTCTGGTATCAGCag gaGGTCGGTATGTTAAAGTCTGGGACATGCTAAAAGGAGGACAGTTGCTAGTGTCTTTGAAAAATCATCATAAAACTGTGACATGTTTATGTCTCAGCAGCTCTGGACAGAGGTTACTCTCTGGCTCACTGGATAG gAAGGTGAAAGTATATAGCACAACTTCCTACAAAGTAGTCCACAGTTTTGATTATACAGCTTCAATTTTGAGTCTTGCACTTGCA CATGAAGATGAGACAATAGTTGTAGGAATGACCAATGGAATACTGAGTGTTAAACATCGGAAATCTGAAGCAAAGAAGGATTCGGTGCCCAGGAGAAGAAGGCCTGCATATCGAACTTTtattaagggaaaaaattatatgaaacaaCAG GATGACATTTTGATCAACAGACCATCAAAGAAACATCTAGAATTGTATGACAGGGATCTGAAAAACTTCCGGATCTCTAAGGCACTTGACAGAGTCCTTGAG CCTACTTGTACAATAAAGACGCCTGAGGTTACAGTTTCCATCATAAAGGAGCTAAATCGAAGAGGAGTCCTTGCAAATGCCCTTGCAGGTCGAGatgaaaaggaaatcagtcgtgttcttaattttttgataag GAATCTGTCTCAGCCAAGATTTGCCCCTGTTTTGATTAATGCTGCTGAAATAATTATTG ATATATATCTACCTGTGATTGGTCAATCACCTGTAGTTGATAAAAAGTTTTTGATACTTCAAGGACTTGTAGAAAAAGAGATTGATTACCAACGAGAACTACTGGAAACCTTGGGCATGATGGATATGCTTTTTGCTACCATGACAAGGAAAGAAAGCACTTCTGTGTTGCAGCATAATACATCTGATGGATTTCTAGAGAACAATAAGATTGAATCATAG